Part of the Faecalibacterium duncaniae genome, CAAGCACAGAATAACACTTTGTGGTTGTGTAGTCAACAACTAAAAACAAATTTTGGAAGATTGAACAACTACATAAGATTTTATTTGTAAAAAAGAAAAATACCGCCCACGCAGCGCAGCGATGATTTTGTCGGGTGAAACGGCGGCAAAATAGATCGGGTGTGTTGCGGGGCGGTAAAAATCTTCATAGGGAACAAATCCTCGCCACTCTGTACTTTTCGACGAGACCGCGTTTGCGTAGCAATGAAAGCCCCAGTGGGGCTTTTAAGCGGCAGAGCGGTCTTGCGCAGCAAGATGGAGGGGCATTGCCCCGACAAGCTCGGCGGGATTTGCGATAAAGGGTATCACGGTTTGCAAGGTGCGTCAAGATGGTTTTGTAAAATTTATTGTGATAAAGCGGTGATAGTAGGACTTATGAAAAGTGAAGTGTAAAGTACCGTAGCCGTCGATCAGCATCTTATGGGCATACGCACCGAAGTTGTGCGTTCCCAACTGCCGCATCTTGTGCTGGATGAGATTCAACCCCTGCTCGTTCAGGCAGATTTCCTTGCGGATGGGTCGCGTGCGGTCTGGCATATCAAAGAACTCCTTTCACTTTACAACGGACATTTTTAAGTCAAAACGCAGGGATCAAAATGAGAAATTTTCAAAAAATATGCGCCCCTGCTTTTGCGAAAGCGGGAGCGCGTTGTATCTGCGGATATGAGATTTGAGAGAATAGCAAGCACATCCGGTGTCCGTACACACCGGGAAAATGAGCGTTTCAGCCTTGCAGCCGATACGCCCATTTTGATTTTTGGGAAAGCCCCAAACCCTTGTTTTTTAGGTTGAAGATACTTCCTGAGCTTTTCCGGAAAGTCCTTGCTTTTATTCGCTTTGACGATTATAATTATACTGTGATTTTATAAGCAGACGCAGAACGGAACTGCAACAGGAGTGCTGCCCATGAAGTATTTATCAATCGCGCAAACCGCTGAACGCTGGGGTATCTCCACCCGCCGTATTCAGATTTTGTGCGGCGAGGGGCGTGTCCCCGGTGCGATCCGCATTGGCTCGGTCTGGGGGATTCCAGAGGACGCAGAGAAACCGGCGGACGCAAGAATCAAGAACGGCAAGTATATCAAGAAGAAAATTCATAATTCATAATGCGTAATGCATAATTGTAATCTGTCGAAAATTCTGCATTGTGAATTACGAAATATGCTTTATTTTCAGGAGGAAATCAGCCATGCCAACACTTGAATGGATTGGAAAAAGCAAGGTGATCAATCACCATCAGAAAGTGCCGTTTCGGGTGTTGGAGCGCAAGTACAGCTTTGATGAAAACGGACAGCACAGCGAAGATAACGGCAGCGAAAACATGATCATCCGGGGCGATAATCTGGAAGCCCTGAAAGCGCTGCTGCCCCGGTATGAGGGGCGCGTCAAGTGCATTTACATCGACCCGCCCTACAACACCGGCAACGAGGGCTGGGTCTATAACGATAACGTCAACGACCCCAAGATCAAGAAATGGCTGGGCGAGGTCGTCGGCAAAGAGGGCGAGGACTTGACCCGCCACGACAAGTGGCTGTGCATGATGTATCCGCGCTTGAAGCTGCTGCAAAAGCTGCTGGCGGATGATGGATGCTTAATTATAAGCATCAGCTACCATGAACTACATAATCTTGTAAATCTCTTGCGAGAGATTTTTGGGACAAAGCAGATTGTGACTGTCACAGTACAAACTTCTGGTGGGAAACCATCAGGCGGTTTTAACTATGTGCAAGAGTATCTGGTTTTTGTTGTGCCTGCGGACTTTCACGCAAACGCACTTGATTTTTGTGGCGGGAATAACAGAACGCCATTCGAGGGGCTTACACTGAGTACGTTCGACAAGACACAACGTCCAAATCAGACATATCCAATTTTTATAGACGAAAATGGTGTATTTGCTGGTGTAGGAAAATCATTACAAGAGCAAATTGATGACGGCTCATACACCGGAGAGAAAGCTGATTTTCCATATGACTACTCTATCGCTCCACAAGGGAAAGTTGCCGTTTGGCCCGTAACAGCAAAAGGCAAGCAGTGTGTCTGGCGGCAGATTTCAGGACGATTACAAGTGGATTGGGAAAAAGGCTATATAAAAATCTCAAAAAACAAAAGCGGGAGCAATCAGAACCAATACAGTGTCCAGTATTTGCCAAGCGGAGTTATCAAGAAAATCAAAGACGGCGAGTTGGAAGTTTTAGGGCATGAAGATGGTGTTCCGACGTTGTTATTTGGAGAAAATCAGACCGTAGGCGGACAGGTTCCTACGATATGGGCTGAAAAAGCATTTTTCACTGTTAACGGAACGCAAACGCTTAAAAACATTTTTCCTGAATCGCCCAAAACGTTCGACTATCCGAAATCGGTTGCACTGATTGAAAGCGTGGTTCAAGCAATCACAAAAGATGCCGATATTATCCTTGATTCCTTCGCCGGTTCCGGCACCACCGCCCATGCGGTGCTGAACATGAACAAAGCGGACGGCGGACACCGCAAGTTTATTCTTGTCGAGATGATGGACTACGCCGACAGCATCACCGCCGAGCGCGTGAAGCGCGTTATCAAGGGCTACGGTGAGGGTAAAAACGCCGTGGAGGGCACAGGCGGCAATTTCAGCTTCTATGATCTTGGCGAACCGCTGCTTATGGGCGATTGCCTGAACGAAGCGGTTGCCCCGGAGAAAATCCGCGAATACATCTGGTTCATGGAAACAAAGCAGCCCTACGCCCCGCCCAGCGGCGGAAATCCCTATTACCTCGGCAAGCACAACAGCACAGGCTATTACTTCTACTACGAGCCGCAGCGCGTGACGGTGCTGGACTATGCGTTCCTCTCCACCATTACGGAAAAAGCCGACGGAACGGTGATCTACGCCGACCGCTGCTCCATCAGTGAGGACAAGCTGGCAAAAATGGGCGTTACATTCAAGAAAATACCGAGAGATATTAGCAGACTGTAAGGGGTGTTCGCTGTATGGAACTGAAATCTTATCAGAAAAAAGTGATAGCGGACCTGACCCGCTATCTGGAACTGTTGAACGAAACGCAGAACTATATGACAGCGTTTGAGCAGTTCTGGCGGGAAAAGAGCGCACCGGCTTTAGGGCGATACCAAAACGTGATACCCGGTGTTCCAAATCTCTGCTTCAAGGTACCGACAGGCGGCGGCAAAACCTTCATTGCCTGCAACGCCGTTCGCCCTATCTTTGACGCGCTCCCCGCTACCAAGACAAAGGCGGTCGTGTGGCTTGTTCCATCGGACGCGATTCTGACACAGACGGCGAAAGCCCTGAAAGACACCTCCCATCCCTACCGCCAAAAAATCGACGTGGATTTCGGCGGGCGTGTGGAGGTCTACACCAAGCAGGAGCTTTTGAACGGTCAGAACTTCAACCCCACGGCCGTAACGGAGCAGTTGTCGGTTATGGTGCTGTCCTATGATTCCTTCCGCGGTCGCGGTAAGGAGGGCTTGAAAGCCTATCAGGAAAACAGCAATCTTGCCGCGTTTGCAAAGGTGCTGGGCAAGCCCGACAGCCCCATTGAAAAAGCGGACGAAACCGCTCTGTTCCAGATCATCAACCAGCTTAACCCGCTTGTCATCGTGGACGAGAGCCACCATGCCCGGTCGGAATTGAGCCTTGAAATGCTGGAAAACTTCAATCCCTGCTTTGTGCTGGATTTGACCGCCACACCGAAAAAGGAGAGCAATATCATCTCCTATGTGGACGCGGTGCAGCTGAAAAACGAACACATGGTCAAGCTGCCGGTGATCGTCTATAACCGGGACAGCCAAGCCGAGGTACTGACTGATGCAATCGACCTGCGGAACAAGCTGGAAGAAATCGCAAACGCGGAGTACGCCAAGACGGGTAAATATATCCGTCCTATCGCGCTGTTTCAGGCACAGCCGAAGGGCAAGGAGGACGCGACCACCTTTGAAAAACTGCGGGACAAGCTGGTGGACGCCGGGATTCCTGCCGATCAAATTGCCATTCGTACCGCCGATGTGAACGAGCTGAAAAATGTGGAGTTGATGTCCCCAAACTGCCCGATCCGATATATTATCACGGTCAATGCGCTGAAAGAGGGCTGGGACTGCCCCTTTGCCTATATTCTTGCGTCCCTTGCCAATAAGACAAGTCAAGTTGACGTGGAGCAGATTTTGGGACGGATTCTCCGTCTGCCCCATACGAGCCAGCATACGCAAAGCGCACTCAATATGTCCTATGTGCTGACTTCCTCCAACGACTTCAACAACACCGTGGCGCATATCGTCAAGGGCTTGAACAGCGCAGGTTTCAGCGATAAGGACTATCGGATCGGGGAGTCCGCAAAACCGCAGATTCCCGAACAGCCAGCAGAACAAATTACGCTGCCTGACCCGCAAGGAGTTTCCGAACTGGAAACCGCAGAGGACGATTTTTCGGGGCTGGATGGGAAATTGATCGGGGCAGAGTTGGAGCGGCGCAGAGAACAGGCGCAAACGCCTGAAACTGCCCCGAAGGCCGACACCATGCTGGACGCTGCCGCAGAGGTCGAAAAGGCATATACAGATGCAATTCAGCAGACCGGCAATGACCCGGTGATGGACAATCTTCCGTGGGAGGTGCGGGATAAAGTGAAATCATTTGGGGTAAACCCGCAGTTCCGGGAGGATATTGAAACGCTGCAAATCCCGCAGTTTTTCCTGAAAATCGAGCAATCTCTGTTTACGGACGGCTCTTTTGAACTGCTGGACAAGGAAATGCTGGCAGAGGGCTTTACCCTCAAGGGCAAAGCATACGACATTGATTTTGCCGCCGCAGACGATGAAATCCGCGAAATCGACGTGCGGGAGCAGGACGGCGGTTTGCCGAAGGTGTTCAAGATGGAGAGCGCCGAGCAGCGGTATTTCAAGGAGTGGTTCAACAATCTGCCGCAGGAAAGCCGGGTGCGCCAATGCAAGGACATGATGTTCAAGCAGCTTAACAAACTGAACATGGTGGACGCTGCCGAGCTGAAAGCCTACATAGACCGCATTGTGGACGATATGGACAAGGCGCAGCTCGCCGCCATGGAGAAAGCGCCGTTGGGCTATGCGGCGAAGATCCGTGACAAGATTGAAACGCTGCTGGAAGCCCACTATCGGGAAATTTTTGAAAAGTGGCTGGAAACGGAGCGCATTGTCTGCAAGCCCTCGTTCCGCCTGCCCCTCGCAATCCATCCCACCACCCATACTGACATATACGCCCGTTCGCTGTACACGGCGGAGGACGGCGACATGAACAAACTGGAACAAAAGCTGGTCGTAGAGCTGACCGCCCTGCCAAATGTCCGTTGGTGGCATCGGAATATTGCCAGACAGGGCTTTTCAATCAACGGCTTTATCAAGCATTACCCGGATATTCTGATTATGACCCAAAGCGGCAAGCTCATCTGCGCGGAAACCAAGGGCGACCACCTGAAAAACGGTGACAGCCGGGAGAAAATCGCACTCGGTCAGGCGTGGCGTACAGCAGCAGGCAAGGATTTCCGCTATTACATGGTATTTGAGAATGAGGAAAACCTCTTGCCGGGTGCAATGAGCATGAGCCAGTTTATCGACACGGTAAAGGCGCTGTAAGGGAGGTGCGTGCTTTGAAACTGCCGTATGAGAACGAACTGTATGAGCTGCGAAAGTGGATAGACTTTACAAATGCAAACTTGCATATGCAGTTTCTCCACACGCCTCAGGAAATTCAGCGCGTTTACCAATGGATCAATGCAATTACGAGAGGAATCCAAGCAGACTATCCTTTTTATGCGACTACGCTCCCCTGTGTTGCAAATATACTTTTTCAGCAAAACGAAGTGGGTGCTATTTTCCTGAATCCTGCGGCATTTGGCGAGTTGGTGGTAATTGTTCGCCATATCAAAGCAGAACCCGTTGTTGTCCAGTTCTGGTCAGAGATACACCCGCGGATTGTGAATGTTTCCCGTGAGTTATTTGTAGATGGTCATTGTTCAGCTGCGGCAGAAAAGGCAATTAAAGAAGTGGAATCACGTCTGCGCGAAAAGTTTTCAGAGTTAAAACCTGGCGCAGCAGTTCCCTCAAAGATCGGCGATGTGATTGGCGCACTTATGAGCGAGAACGGCGCTTTCAAATTCTGTGACACAACTACTACCAGTGGCAGGGACTACCGACGTGGAATCCAATCTCTGTTTGAAGGAATCATGGCAGCCTATCGCAATCCTGCGGCTCATGCTAATCTTCAATATGAAAAACGTGAGGCTATGGAGCAAATAATGCTGGCAAGCCAGCTGATGTATGTGTTAGACAAGCCGCAATTATAAGGAGAATCTATGGATTTTAGAAAACTTCCATCTAATTCTGAAGGGTTACTGTTAAAGCTGGTCTGTTCAGAAAACCCTACGCAGGTATTGCGGAAACAATACAACGGGCTTTCTACGCAACAAGAGCAAGAACTTGACGGTATCATAAGAGAACTAAAAGAACTCGGCTATATTGATGTTAAATGGGCTGATAATGAGCCATACTTTGTCATTCTAAATAATTCTGCAAGAACATATAGTGAACGATTGGCTGAGTATAACACGCATAACCCCACCAATGCAACACAAGGGAAAAAGGAGAAAAATACAATTTTCATAAGCCACCGATCAACTGATAAAGGTATTGCGGATATGCTTGTTGACTTTTTTGCAGGAACCGGAATTTCTAAGGAAGCAGTTTTCTGCTCTTCTCTGCCGGGCAACGACATAAATGAACGCATTTCTGATGAAGTCAGATCTGCGCTGAAAAGCAGCGCAGTTAACATTGCGATTCTTTCGCATGATTATTATCAGAGTGCCTATTGCCTGAATGAAGCGGGAGTGCTTTGGTATGAGGACGTTCCTGTAATTCCAGTTGCCTTGCCGGAAATTAATTCGGGCAACATGTACGGATTCCTAAATAACGAATATAAGTTAAGGCGGTTGGATTCCGATACAGATATTTCGTACATTTATGATACTGTGAGCGAAGCGGTATCGGCTCCGCACACAAAAGCCAGTCTTATCACATACGAGAATAATAAACTTAGAACAAGGTATGCAGAATATTTGAAAGTGAGAGAATTGCCCCCGGGTGGTTCTGATATTTCTATCGCAGATACTATTGCAGAAATAACCACGGACGATGAACGAATCGTGCTATACTACATACTTCATGAAAATGTTCGAAAAGTCTCTAAATCTACTATTTCAAGTTGGTTAAACAAATGCGAAATCCGTGGCGTAAATGTCGATAACGCGTTTGATCTGCTGTCATCTTTTGATAACGGGGCTTTGAATAACGATACTCTGGAGTTTGGCATCGACACTTTCCGCAAATACTCTGCAAACGTAGCACGGGTGCTTCCACCACTTAAAAAATGCGTGGATCAGCATATTGAATTAGCCGTCAACATATTCAAAAAAATCTGGTCAGATGACACGCTTGATATTAATATACGGCTGTTTGTTGCTTATATCGTGGAAGAGAGAATGCGCACGTTTGGTGACCGTTGGATGGCAGAAGGAGAAATCGAAAATATAAGGCAGTGGGAGAGCAAAAACACACTTGATTCCACACTTTCAAATAACTATGGAAGCTGCCTTGAATTTTTTGTTCAAAATGAGCTTGTATATGCAAGCAGTTGGACAAGCTATGGAAATCCGCGAGAGTATACTTTATTCCCTTCTCTACAGGAGCTCCTTTTTAATTGTCCCCATAAGATTATGGAGGAATTACAAAAAGTCAAAGATGCCTATCATTTAGATTTTCCATTTTGAGTTTTAAGAAGCCCGGCATCGCGCCATTTGACGTGATGCCGGGCTTCCTGTTCAGTTCCATTCCTCCGCCAAGAGGAAATCGCGGATATTCCGGTGTTTGATCCCGTTTCGGCTCATGTCGAACTCATCGAGGGAAACAACGTACTTCGGGAAGTTGTCGCGGATGCTATCATACGCGCCGAACTCGCGGTTGACTGTTTCTTCCGATGCCAGAAGATAAGTGACCTGAACATACAGCTTTTCGCCGCGCTTGTCACATACAAAATCAATTTCCTTATCGCCCGTCCTGCCGACAGTCACCTCATAGCCCCGGCGCAGCAGCTCCAGATAGACGATGTTTTCCAAAATGAGGTTGATGTCCCGCATATTGCCGCCGAAGACCGCCTCGCGGATTCCGTGATCGGCAATATAATACTTCTCGTTGGAGGCAAGGATCTGTTTGCCCTGCAAGTCCTCCCGCTTCACCTGATAGAACAGGTACGCCTCGCAGCAGTATTTGATATAGTTCAGAATTGTTTCCGGGGCAACGGTGCGCTGCTCGTTTTTCAGGAACTTTGCAAGAGAGGTCGCCGAGAAGGTCGTTCCCACATTGGCGATCACATAGGCAATGATCCGTTCCAGCAGGTCAACGTCACGGATTTTATTTCGCTTCACGATGTCCTTGAGCTGGACAGAGTTGAACAGATCGTGAAGATATTGCTTGGACGGCGCATCCGCATAGCGGAGGTTTGCGAGATAGGGCATCCCTCCGGCAAGCAGGTACTTTTGGAAACACTGCTGAATGGACGCATCAGGACTGATCGAGCGGTACAGCTCCATGAACTCTCCGAATGAGA contains:
- a CDS encoding DEAD/DEAH box helicase, which codes for MELKSYQKKVIADLTRYLELLNETQNYMTAFEQFWREKSAPALGRYQNVIPGVPNLCFKVPTGGGKTFIACNAVRPIFDALPATKTKAVVWLVPSDAILTQTAKALKDTSHPYRQKIDVDFGGRVEVYTKQELLNGQNFNPTAVTEQLSVMVLSYDSFRGRGKEGLKAYQENSNLAAFAKVLGKPDSPIEKADETALFQIINQLNPLVIVDESHHARSELSLEMLENFNPCFVLDLTATPKKESNIISYVDAVQLKNEHMVKLPVIVYNRDSQAEVLTDAIDLRNKLEEIANAEYAKTGKYIRPIALFQAQPKGKEDATTFEKLRDKLVDAGIPADQIAIRTADVNELKNVELMSPNCPIRYIITVNALKEGWDCPFAYILASLANKTSQVDVEQILGRILRLPHTSQHTQSALNMSYVLTSSNDFNNTVAHIVKGLNSAGFSDKDYRIGESAKPQIPEQPAEQITLPDPQGVSELETAEDDFSGLDGKLIGAELERRREQAQTPETAPKADTMLDAAAEVEKAYTDAIQQTGNDPVMDNLPWEVRDKVKSFGVNPQFREDIETLQIPQFFLKIEQSLFTDGSFELLDKEMLAEGFTLKGKAYDIDFAAADDEIREIDVREQDGGLPKVFKMESAEQRYFKEWFNNLPQESRVRQCKDMMFKQLNKLNMVDAAELKAYIDRIVDDMDKAQLAAMEKAPLGYAAKIRDKIETLLEAHYREIFEKWLETERIVCKPSFRLPLAIHPTTHTDIYARSLYTAEDGDMNKLEQKLVVELTALPNVRWWHRNIARQGFSINGFIKHYPDILIMTQSGKLICAETKGDHLKNGDSREKIALGQAWRTAAGKDFRYYMVFENEENLLPGAMSMSQFIDTVKAL
- a CDS encoding site-specific DNA-methyltransferase codes for the protein MPTLEWIGKSKVINHHQKVPFRVLERKYSFDENGQHSEDNGSENMIIRGDNLEALKALLPRYEGRVKCIYIDPPYNTGNEGWVYNDNVNDPKIKKWLGEVVGKEGEDLTRHDKWLCMMYPRLKLLQKLLADDGCLIISISYHELHNLVNLLREIFGTKQIVTVTVQTSGGKPSGGFNYVQEYLVFVVPADFHANALDFCGGNNRTPFEGLTLSTFDKTQRPNQTYPIFIDENGVFAGVGKSLQEQIDDGSYTGEKADFPYDYSIAPQGKVAVWPVTAKGKQCVWRQISGRLQVDWEKGYIKISKNKSGSNQNQYSVQYLPSGVIKKIKDGELEVLGHEDGVPTLLFGENQTVGGQVPTIWAEKAFFTVNGTQTLKNIFPESPKTFDYPKSVALIESVVQAITKDADIILDSFAGSGTTAHAVLNMNKADGGHRKFILVEMMDYADSITAERVKRVIKGYGEGKNAVEGTGGNFSFYDLGEPLLMGDCLNEAVAPEKIREYIWFMETKQPYAPPSGGNPYYLGKHNSTGYYFYYEPQRVTVLDYAFLSTITEKADGTVIYADRCSISEDKLAKMGVTFKKIPRDISRL
- a CDS encoding ATP-binding protein, with protein sequence MIKRELYMSRIRPFIGTELVKVMTGIRRCGKSVMLELIQQELTESGVSPTQFIAINFEDMSYSHLQTAQALHDEITKRAKEIDGKVYLFFDEIQEVKDWEKCINSFRVSLDCDIYITGSNAKLLSGELATYLGGRYVEFVIYPFSFGEFMELYRSISPDASIQQCFQKYLLAGGMPYLANLRYADAPSKQYLHDLFNSVQLKDIVKRNKIRDVDLLERIIAYVIANVGTTFSATSLAKFLKNEQRTVAPETILNYIKYCCEAYLFYQVKREDLQGKQILASNEKYYIADHGIREAVFGGNMRDINLILENIVYLELLRRGYEVTVGRTGDKEIDFVCDKRGEKLYVQVTYLLASEETVNREFGAYDSIRDNFPKYVVSLDEFDMSRNGIKHRNIRDFLLAEEWN
- a CDS encoding TIGR02391 family protein, with amino-acid sequence MRALKLPYENELYELRKWIDFTNANLHMQFLHTPQEIQRVYQWINAITRGIQADYPFYATTLPCVANILFQQNEVGAIFLNPAAFGELVVIVRHIKAEPVVVQFWSEIHPRIVNVSRELFVDGHCSAAAEKAIKEVESRLREKFSELKPGAAVPSKIGDVIGALMSENGAFKFCDTTTTSGRDYRRGIQSLFEGIMAAYRNPAAHANLQYEKREAMEQIMLASQLMYVLDKPQL
- a CDS encoding toll/interleukin-1 receptor domain-containing protein, with protein sequence MDFRKLPSNSEGLLLKLVCSENPTQVLRKQYNGLSTQQEQELDGIIRELKELGYIDVKWADNEPYFVILNNSARTYSERLAEYNTHNPTNATQGKKEKNTIFISHRSTDKGIADMLVDFFAGTGISKEAVFCSSLPGNDINERISDEVRSALKSSAVNIAILSHDYYQSAYCLNEAGVLWYEDVPVIPVALPEINSGNMYGFLNNEYKLRRLDSDTDISYIYDTVSEAVSAPHTKASLITYENNKLRTRYAEYLKVRELPPGGSDISIADTIAEITTDDERIVLYYILHENVRKVSKSTISSWLNKCEIRGVNVDNAFDLLSSFDNGALNNDTLEFGIDTFRKYSANVARVLPPLKKCVDQHIELAVNIFKKIWSDDTLDINIRLFVAYIVEERMRTFGDRWMAEGEIENIRQWESKNTLDSTLSNNYGSCLEFFVQNELVYASSWTSYGNPREYTLFPSLQELLFNCPHKIMEELQKVKDAYHLDFPF